The following proteins are co-located in the Limanda limanda chromosome 5, fLimLim1.1, whole genome shotgun sequence genome:
- the zcchc8 gene encoding zinc finger CCHC domain-containing protein 8 → MADVDFGDSELFEQLDDSAPAGPTHIRFTDDGDEPEDTSQLRGKLEESEDSIQRLTEENTVLRRKLNVLSRPSGITIEDVNTDGPLLQILYANNGISKLCRQEIEDCVCNVILKHQRPGNEKKQSPIFVEPQSSAIAMDEDPSSSNVKTTTEAFKVVGSVLYFSSFSVDKLGQPLVNDSPQMTDGWDIPTYHQVFNQVVGTDGQEIEMKDKRNKSQCFNCGGSGHQLRDCPKPKDMAAINERRKEFNQNSNQSMTSNQRYHADEVEERFAKYKPGVMSEELLAALGIDGNTLPPLIYRMRQLGYPPGWLKEAEMENSGLALYDASNNGNTSESSKPENNSYDVSKLKDFPGFNVPAPDKMKDEFMQYGSIPVQSHHMKQNYAAYLSNNFPMPGATCNKRRHESDSSPQQRKRNRPSPDQNSSRSSDMDIESDPGTPYNSRRGDFQFQPPLPPGSPCFSSPPPLPMGTPPATPTPPPLPKGTPPPTPNNGSPALRGQNWVVVDDTVEGTDDELTLEELEEQQRLIWAALENADTATNSDCDTPTMGTPIPSSPSVSTPVHVETEEAEEAMDTGRPVETGQSSTNEREPENQELCPQTPHPVKAEEDSPQSPRPVKSQDDSPHSPGPVKSQDDSPQSPGPVKSQDDNPQSPEPLKVQDDSPQSPGPVKSQDNNLQSPDPDLSNRGADDDSSLKQTEKIIAVPHRSKFAAGIILFEDTPEFTEVAEATGTYLKIRDLLKGSPRSLAKKK, encoded by the exons ATGGCGGACGTAGATTTCGGGGACAGTGAACTCTTTGAGCAGCTCGATGACTCCGCACCGGCGGGACCGACACACATTCGCTTCACAGATGACGGGGACGAGCCGGAGGACACGAGCCAGCTCCGGGGGAAACTGGAGGAGAGTGAGGACTCCATCCAGAGACTCACCGAGGAGA ATACAGTTTTGAGGAGGAAGCTGAATGTCCTCTCACGGCCGAG CGGCATCACGATCGAAGATGTCAACACCGACGGACCCCTTCTTCAAATCCTTTATGCGAACAACGGTATTTCAAA GCTGTGTCGCCAAGAGATTGAAGATTGCGTATGTAATGTAATACTGAAGCACCAGAGAccaggaaatgaaaagaaacaatcCCCTATTTTTGTCGAACCACAG AGCTCAGCTATTGCTATGGATGAAGATCCATCCTCCAGCAATGTTAAAACAACAACGGAAGCCTTTAAA GTGGTCGGAAGTGTGTTGTATTTCTCTTCTTTCAGCGTTGATAAACTTGGGCAGCCTCTGGTCAATGACAGCCCCCAGATGACAGATGGCTGGGACATTCCTAC CTATCACCAGGTTTTCAACCAAGTTGTCGGAACAGATGGACAGGAAATCGAAATGAAAGACAAAAG AAACAAGTCCCAGTGTTTCAACTGTGGTGGCAGCGGTCATCAGCTGAGAGATTGTCCCAAG CCTAAAGACATGGCGGCAATCaatgagagaagaaaagagttCAATCAAAACAGCAACCAGTCCATGACGAGTAACCAGCGCTACCACGCTGATGAAGTGGAGGAGCGCTTTGCGAAATACAAGCCTGGTGTCATGAG CGAGGAGCTGTTGGCAGCACTGGGAATTGATGGCAACACCCTTCCTCCTCTGATTTATCGCATGAGGCAGCTCGGCTACCCTCCAGGTTGGCTCAAAGAGGCAGAGATGGAAAACTCTGGCTTAGCGCTTTACGATG CTTCAAATAATGGCAATACATCGGAGAGTAGTAAGCCAGAAAACAACTCTTATGATGTTTCCAAACTGAAAGATTTCCCCGGCTTCAATGTCCCTGCACCAGACAAAATGAAAGAT GAATTCATGCAGTACGGTTCAATTCCAGTGCAGAGCCACCATATGAAGCAAAACTATGCAGCGTACCTGTCCAACAACTTTCCTATG CCTGGTGCCACCTGCAACAAGAGGCGCCATGAATCGGATTCATCtccacagcagaggaagaggaaccgGCCCAGTCCTGATCAGAACTCCagcagaagctcagatatggaTATTGAATCAG ATCCAGGAACACCATATAACAGTCGCAGAGGTGACTTCCAGTTCCAACCACCGCTGCCCCCTGGATCTCcttgcttcagttcaccacctcctTTACCCATGGGAACTCCTCCAGCTACAcccactccccctcctctcccgaAAGGTACGCCTCCTCCTACTCCCAACAACGGTTCTCCAGCTCTGCGAGGGCAGAATTGGGTCGTAGTTGATGATACTGTGGAGGGGACAGATGATGAGCTGACActggaggaactggaggagcAACAGAGGCTGATTTGGGCAGCTCTAGAAAATGCTGACACTGCCACAAATAGTGACTGTGACACACCTACTATGGGAACACCTATTCCCAGTTCACCGAGCGTGTCCACGCCTGTTCATGTAGAAACAGAAGAGGCTGAAGAAGCAATGGACACAGGGAGACCTGTAGAAACTGGGCAAAGTAGTACAAATGAAAGGGAACCAGAAAATCAAGAACTTTGCCCTCAGACCCCTCATCCAGTCAAAGCTGAGGAAGACAGCCCTCAGAGCCCTCGTCCAGTCAAATCCCAGGACGACAGCCCTCATAGTCCTGGTCCAGTCAAATCCCAGGACGACAGCCCCCAGAGCCCTGGTCCTGTCAAATCTCAAGACGACAATCCTCAGAGCCCCGAACCACTCAAAGTCCAAGACGACAGCCCTCAGAGTCCTGGTCCTGTAAAGTCCCAGGATAACAACCTGCAGAGCCCCGATCCAGATCTCTCTAACAGGGGTGCTGACGATGACTCTTCTCTTAAGCAAACTGAGAAGATAATAGCTGTTCCTCACCGCAGCAAGTTTGCCGCTGGCATCATTCTATTTGAAGATACACCAGAATTCACGGAAGTTGCTGAAGCCACAGGGACCTACCTTAAAATCAG
- the si:ch211-110p13.9 gene encoding uncharacterized protein si:ch211-110p13.9, with product MSSSSSVHLTLPQWDGGSRRIRFIHLVGGTSFRLTESPHKAPVIPLYLGADVFSSTDVRTENHPRYHAKFAKKGLATKVHFSSAFRFHGLKVPAASNCLWFYSIQGLFRVAFEMYSKQEQLAVLENFQDVWKSQINDSPLEMSYSLSNLLDFATPSSRCDSRNKASPPQHCKVGRELDALASDRSADHDYCSFPRKGLLTEQRQVVATVKQRLHSLDDKLSSESHSHTEHLETVLLLLENIDRLVNGKLEEKDVTETVLALLKAKNWGSVYSSSLLSCMGRWLGQQFHAANSSISQKVEGFKVQHIERISDLPPAEELATELFPEAMQTLLLHWMGLSEESTLEKRHSEYPILLLILEFANHNLITGVAHVLYSSLICK from the exons ATGTCCAGCAGCTCATCTGTCCACCTGACGCTGCCGCAGTGGGACGGAGGCTCGAGGAGAATCCGCTTTATTCACCTGGTGGGTGGGACATCGttcaggctgacagagagtcccCACAAG GCTCCAGTGATTCCTCTGTATTTAGGAGCTGATGTCTTCTCCAGCACTGACGTCCGCACAGAGAACCATCCCAGATACCACGCCAAGTTCGCCAAGAAAGGACTGGCCACCAAAGTACACTTTTCCTCAG CATTCAGGTTTCACGGGTTGAAGGTACCTGCTGCAAGTAACTGTCTCTGGTTCTACAGTATTCAAGGGCTTTTTCGTGTGGCCTTTGAGATGTACAGTAAGCAGGAGCAGCTGGCTGTGCTTGAGAACTTCCAG GACGTTTGGAAATCGCAAATAAATGACAGCCCTCTCGAAATGAGTTACAGCCTCAGTAACCTGCTCGACTTTGCAACACCCAGCAGCAGGTGTGACTCAAGAAACAAGGCATCACCACCTCAGCATTGCAAGGTTGGCAGGGAACTGGACGCACTAGCCAGTGACAGATCAGCAGATCACGATTACTGCTCTTTTCCCAGGAAGGGCTTGCTAACTGAACAAAGACAAGTTGTAGCCACAGTGAAGCAAAGATTGCACAGCTTGGATGACAAACTCTCCTCTGAGAGTCACAGCCACACAGAACATCTGGAGACTGTCTTGCTACTTTTGGAGAACATTGATCGGCTCGTAAATGGGAAGCTAGAGGAAAAGGATGTGACCGAAACGGTGTTGGCCCTGCTAAAGGCTAAAAACTGGGGCTCTGTATACTCAAGTTCCCTGCTGAGCTGTATGGGACGGTGGCTGGGCCAGCAGTTTCATGCAGCCAACAGTAGCATCAGTCAGAAAGTGGAGGGCTTTAAAGTTCAGCATATTGAGCGAATAAGTGACTTGCCCCCTGCTGAGGAACTAGCCACAGAACTGTTCCCAGAGGCCATGCAGACGCTGCTGCTTCACTGGATGGGGTTGAGTGAGGAGTCCACTCTGGAGAAGAGGCACAGTGAATATCCAATCCTGCTTCTTATCCTGGAGTTTGCCAACCACAACCTGATCACTGGTGTGGCTCACGTGCTGTACTCCAGTCtaatatgtaaataa
- the rsrc2 gene encoding arginine/serine-rich coiled-coil protein 2 isoform X3: protein MVLTLFVAFSERDNFFLKQARKRDSEKPSKSQRKTDEQQEQERLSSDNGEERSRRKDRKPSKGRSLSRSHSRERRHHSKSKDKRRSRSRSRDRKKKALSRSGSRTKHRHHSRSRSKSRERKKRTEKVRRKSRSRSVNPPVLRGRDTAMDAQEALSRRLERAKKLMEQKEKEISEKQQQEPQDITAVAAPIAAAAVAASHPAINVAALLASGTQVTPQIAMAAQMAILQARTLAETGIAVPSYYNPSAVNPMKFAEQEKKRKKLWQGKKEGDKSQTTELWEKLNFGNKDQNVKFRKLMGIKDEDEAEVAKPLNEEGLKTLQKQEEMFRNLDVQYEMARSQTHTSRGMGLGFTSSFSRGMDSI from the exons ATGGTACTAACTCtttttgttgcattttctgAAAGAGACAACTTCTTCTTAAAACAGGCACGAAAGAGAGACTCCGAGAAGCCTTCAAAATCACAACGAAAAACAGATGAGCAGCAAGAACAGGAGAGACTGTCTTCAGACAATGGAGAGGAGCGATCCCGACGCAAAGACAGGAAGCCCTCCAAAGGCCGGAGCTTGTCCAGGTCACACTCACGAGAGAG GCGGCATCACAGTAAAAGTAAGGACAAACGGCGTTCGCGGTCACGCAGCCGGGACAGGAAGAAGAAGGCCCTCTCTCGCTCAGGTTCAAGGACCAAACACCGTCATCACAGTAGAAGTCGCAGTAAGAGCAG GGAGCGGAAGAAAAGGACTGAAAAAGTGCGCAGAAAGAGCAGAAGCAGGTCTGTTAACCCACCTGTCTTGCGGGGCAGAGACACAGCTATGGATGCACAAGAGGCCCTGTCCAGAAG GCTGGAGCGAGCCAAGAAACTAATGGAGCAAAAGGAGAAGGAAATAtctgagaagcagcagcaggaaccacAGGACATCACTGCAG TGGCTGCCCCTATCGCagcagctgctgttgctgcttcaCACCCTGCCATCAATGTGGCGGCTCTCCTGGCCTCTGGGACGCAGGTCACACCTCAGATTGCCATGGCGGCACAGATGGCAATCCTACAAGCAAGAACTCTGGCAGAGACCGGTATCGCTGTGCCGAGCTACTACAACCCATCTGCTGTAAATCCTATGAAGTTtgcagagcaggagaaaaagagaaagaagctaTGGCAGGGAAAGAAGGAGGGG gaCAAGTCCCAGACGACTGAGCTGTGGGAGAAGCTAAACTTTGGAAACAAGGACCAAAACGTAAAGTTTCGCAAACTAATGGGTATTAAA GATGAGGACGAGGCTGAAGTTGCCAAACCACTCAACGAGGAGGGCTTGAAGACTCTCCAAAAACAGGAGGAGATGTTCCGGAACCTAGACGTTCAATATGAGATGGCCCGgtctcagacacacacctcGAGGGGAATGGGCCTCGGCTTCACGTCCTCCTTCTCACGTGGAATGGATTCCATCTAG
- the rsrc2 gene encoding arginine/serine-rich coiled-coil protein 2 isoform X1: protein MSASDDSVDMTRTGSPVHHRKKHSMESSRSPRSSKHRHSRSRSRSRDRKRDRKNRRSRSRSKEARKRDSEKPSKSQRKTDEQQEQERLSSDNGEERSRRKDRKPSKGRSLSRSHSRERRHHSKSKDKRRSRSRSRDRKKKALSRSGSRTKHRHHSRSRSKSRERKKRTEKVRRKSRSRSVNPPVLRGRDTAMDAQEALSRRLERAKKLMEQKEKEISEKQQQEPQDITAVAAPIAAAAVAASHPAINVAALLASGTQVTPQIAMAAQMAILQARTLAETGIAVPSYYNPSAVNPMKFAEQEKKRKKLWQGKKEGDKSQTTELWEKLNFGNKDQNVKFRKLMGIKDEDEAEVAKPLNEEGLKTLQKQEEMFRNLDVQYEMARSQTHTSRGMGLGFTSSFSRGMDSI from the exons ATGTCG GCAAGTGATGACTCTGTCGACATGACCAGAACAGGCTCCCCAGTTcaccacagaaaaaaacacagcatgGAGTCCTCCAGATCTCCCAGAAGCTCCAAACACCGCCATTCACGGTCAAGGTCAAGATCCAGGGACCGAAAAC GTGACAGAAAAAACAGACGGAGTCGCAGCAGGAGCAAAGAG GCACGAAAGAGAGACTCCGAGAAGCCTTCAAAATCACAACGAAAAACAGATGAGCAGCAAGAACAGGAGAGACTGTCTTCAGACAATGGAGAGGAGCGATCCCGACGCAAAGACAGGAAGCCCTCCAAAGGCCGGAGCTTGTCCAGGTCACACTCACGAGAGAG GCGGCATCACAGTAAAAGTAAGGACAAACGGCGTTCGCGGTCACGCAGCCGGGACAGGAAGAAGAAGGCCCTCTCTCGCTCAGGTTCAAGGACCAAACACCGTCATCACAGTAGAAGTCGCAGTAAGAGCAG GGAGCGGAAGAAAAGGACTGAAAAAGTGCGCAGAAAGAGCAGAAGCAGGTCTGTTAACCCACCTGTCTTGCGGGGCAGAGACACAGCTATGGATGCACAAGAGGCCCTGTCCAGAAG GCTGGAGCGAGCCAAGAAACTAATGGAGCAAAAGGAGAAGGAAATAtctgagaagcagcagcaggaaccacAGGACATCACTGCAG TGGCTGCCCCTATCGCagcagctgctgttgctgcttcaCACCCTGCCATCAATGTGGCGGCTCTCCTGGCCTCTGGGACGCAGGTCACACCTCAGATTGCCATGGCGGCACAGATGGCAATCCTACAAGCAAGAACTCTGGCAGAGACCGGTATCGCTGTGCCGAGCTACTACAACCCATCTGCTGTAAATCCTATGAAGTTtgcagagcaggagaaaaagagaaagaagctaTGGCAGGGAAAGAAGGAGGGG gaCAAGTCCCAGACGACTGAGCTGTGGGAGAAGCTAAACTTTGGAAACAAGGACCAAAACGTAAAGTTTCGCAAACTAATGGGTATTAAA GATGAGGACGAGGCTGAAGTTGCCAAACCACTCAACGAGGAGGGCTTGAAGACTCTCCAAAAACAGGAGGAGATGTTCCGGAACCTAGACGTTCAATATGAGATGGCCCGgtctcagacacacacctcGAGGGGAATGGGCCTCGGCTTCACGTCCTCCTTCTCACGTGGAATGGATTCCATCTAG
- the rsrc2 gene encoding arginine/serine-rich coiled-coil protein 2 isoform X2 encodes MSASDDSVDMTRTGSPVHHRKKHSMESSRSPRSSKHRHSRSRSRSRDRKRDRKNRRSRSRSKEARKRDSEKPSKSQRKTDEQQEQERLSSDNGEERSRRKDRKPSKGRSLSRSHSRERRHHSKSKDKRRSRSRSRDRKKKALSRSGSRTKHRHHSRSRSKSRERKKRTEKVRRKSRSRSVNPPVLRGRDTAMDAQEALSRRLERAKKLMEQKEKEISEKQQQEPQDITAVAAPIAAAAVAASHPAINVAALLASGTQVTPQIAMAAQMAILQARTLAETGIAVPSYYNPSAVNPMKFAEQEKKRKKLWQGKKEGDKSQTTELWEKLNFGNKDQNVKFRKLMGIKDEAEVAKPLNEEGLKTLQKQEEMFRNLDVQYEMARSQTHTSRGMGLGFTSSFSRGMDSI; translated from the exons ATGTCG GCAAGTGATGACTCTGTCGACATGACCAGAACAGGCTCCCCAGTTcaccacagaaaaaaacacagcatgGAGTCCTCCAGATCTCCCAGAAGCTCCAAACACCGCCATTCACGGTCAAGGTCAAGATCCAGGGACCGAAAAC GTGACAGAAAAAACAGACGGAGTCGCAGCAGGAGCAAAGAG GCACGAAAGAGAGACTCCGAGAAGCCTTCAAAATCACAACGAAAAACAGATGAGCAGCAAGAACAGGAGAGACTGTCTTCAGACAATGGAGAGGAGCGATCCCGACGCAAAGACAGGAAGCCCTCCAAAGGCCGGAGCTTGTCCAGGTCACACTCACGAGAGAG GCGGCATCACAGTAAAAGTAAGGACAAACGGCGTTCGCGGTCACGCAGCCGGGACAGGAAGAAGAAGGCCCTCTCTCGCTCAGGTTCAAGGACCAAACACCGTCATCACAGTAGAAGTCGCAGTAAGAGCAG GGAGCGGAAGAAAAGGACTGAAAAAGTGCGCAGAAAGAGCAGAAGCAGGTCTGTTAACCCACCTGTCTTGCGGGGCAGAGACACAGCTATGGATGCACAAGAGGCCCTGTCCAGAAG GCTGGAGCGAGCCAAGAAACTAATGGAGCAAAAGGAGAAGGAAATAtctgagaagcagcagcaggaaccacAGGACATCACTGCAG TGGCTGCCCCTATCGCagcagctgctgttgctgcttcaCACCCTGCCATCAATGTGGCGGCTCTCCTGGCCTCTGGGACGCAGGTCACACCTCAGATTGCCATGGCGGCACAGATGGCAATCCTACAAGCAAGAACTCTGGCAGAGACCGGTATCGCTGTGCCGAGCTACTACAACCCATCTGCTGTAAATCCTATGAAGTTtgcagagcaggagaaaaagagaaagaagctaTGGCAGGGAAAGAAGGAGGGG gaCAAGTCCCAGACGACTGAGCTGTGGGAGAAGCTAAACTTTGGAAACAAGGACCAAAACGTAAAGTTTCGCAAACTAATGGGTATTAAA GACGAGGCTGAAGTTGCCAAACCACTCAACGAGGAGGGCTTGAAGACTCTCCAAAAACAGGAGGAGATGTTCCGGAACCTAGACGTTCAATATGAGATGGCCCGgtctcagacacacacctcGAGGGGAATGGGCCTCGGCTTCACGTCCTCCTTCTCACGTGGAATGGATTCCATCTAG